The genome window TATACAGCCGAAATAAACAACAATATTGTTGCCACAAGTTTTCTAAATAAGGGTGATGATTTTATAAATGTTATCCACGCTAATTACTTTACTGAAAAAAAATATATTTTAAATTTAATATATAATATTTTTATAATTAATAATGAAAAAGATTTAATATTTTTTCCTGGTTCTTTTCACAATTTATTTAAAGATCTGTTTAGTTATATAAATTTACCATTAATGTCAATTAAATCATTAAATGAGAAAAAATTTCCTATAAAGTCATTAAATAATTTATGCAGTAATGATTGTTTTTTTGTTAATAGTTTACAGGGCACTTAAAAGCATACTAAAATAAAAAGATAAAGCTCTTTTGGAGAAATATATGCTTGAATCTAATGCTTTAGAAAATGAAACTTCTATTCAAATGACAATTTTAATGACTCCAGATATGGTAAATTTTTCTGGAAAAGTTCATGGTGGAGCTATATTAAAATTACTAGATCAAGTTGCATATGTGTGCGCATCTAGATACTCAGGTCACTATGTTGTTACTCTATCAGTTGATCAGGTTTTTTTTCGCCATCCTATCCATGTTGGTGAACTTGTTTCTTTTTTAGCATCTATTAATTTTACAGGCAGATCTTCAATGGAAGTTGGCATTAAAGTTGTATCAGAAGATACTAAGTCAAGGGTCGTTAACCATGTTCTTTCAAGCTATATTACGATGGTTGCAGTAGACGAAAACGGAAAATCTGTAGAAATTCCTCAAATTAAAATTGTCGCAGAAAAACAAAAAGAGCGGTATGATTCCGCCCTGCAAAGAAAAAAATTAAGGGAACAGCTTTGGAAGAAGTAGATTAGTTACTTCTTTATTATATTATTAGTATATACAGAATAACTATAAAAATTTGGAGCTGCATCTAATGATTTAGCAAAAATCACTTTAAAACTAACAGTTCCACTTGACGGAAATAATTGTGGAATACTTCCATTTTTTGTAATTTCATATGAAGCAATAGTAATATTATTACTTGATATTGCCTTTATCTTATTCTTTATACTTGGATTTGTATCTGTTTTAATTGCTTTAAAATATGCATCAACTTTTTCATAACTTGATAAATCCTTGGATGAATCAACTACTAAATATTCTTGTGCTGGATTTTTTGTATTAATAAAAATGTAGTGACCATTATAAAATGTAAATTTATTTGAAAAATCGTGATGTACTTCAAATTTGGTACTATCTACAGAATATACTGGAACTGAATTTACTAAAATATTTCTGTTTGTATCAATTGTAGGGACAAATATTTCAACCCTTGTAAAAGGAGTTTCATAATTACTAATAACTGTAAATAATTCACTTATAACAATTGATATTATAGGATTTGCAGAAAAATCTACAGGTGTAATATTAGCAACAGAATAGATTATCGGTGAAAATTCTGCAGAATTAGATTTTAAATTAAAAACAATTGGATTGTCAGAAAATTTTTGAGTTAATTTCGAACTTTCAGCAGAGACAGTGTACTCGGCAATAACGGAATTACTATTTTTAACAGAAAAGCCTGTTATTTTTAGTTCGCAATTTGTATCTCCTTTTTTAATAATTAATCTTTCATTACTCGTATCATCAAGATTCCATTCTTCATTATCAGCCTTACCAAAACAGTTACTATAAGTACCTTTTAGCACAAATGTATTAGCCTTAATTTTATTATATGTATCTTCAATTTTAATTTTATTTTCTAAATTCATTGAAACTTGAACTTGGCCTACAGAAACAGGATCAAAAGTTTCTGTATAGCGATTTTGTTCTCCTGAACCGCCACGTTTACAACTCATAACCAGTGGTATAGACAACAGTGAAACCAAAGATAAACAAACATATTTTTTCATAACAAAACCTCTATTATTTAGTTTTTAAATTGATTTTATTTCATTTGCGCAAAATCAAGCTTTAGCAGCTGGGTGTTTTCATAGAACAAAAAAAATTTATGATCAAGGTCATTTATTATTAAAATTATTTTATATTTACTTTTATTTTTTTATATTTCACATAAAAACAATAATAACAAAAATAAAATTATTGTTTATTAAATTAAATAAAGATAAAAAAGATTACCATAAAATTTTTATTTTTTAATAAAAACAAATAATTATAAAGTTTCTTGAAAATTTTCTATAACTTCCACACTAGCTTCAGAAACATAATTTAGTTTTTGCAGAATGCTAAGTGATCTCGATATTGTTAAGTTTTTTGGAATTTTTACTAAATAATAACCAATATTTGGGTATCTTTTTATAATTTCAAATGACTTATCTGTAAATTCTAAATTATTTTTTGTTTTAACAATAATAACTCCGCTAAGGATCCCAAAATTTTCGTTTGAGTTGTTATAAACAACCTGATTTGTATAGCCTAAATTTTTAGCGTTTTTATCCTGAGTAGTTTTATGAATTGAAAAATTTTTAGTCTCAAGAACAAACTCACTTTTATCATTTTCAATAGCATTTCCATTTTTTAATTTATTTTTTCTATAATTAGCAATAAGCTCAGGATAAACTGTGTATTTAATTCCCCCTTGTACAAAACTTTCACCTTTATTAAATTTTTTTAATAAATCTTTCTCATTAATTGTATAATTGTCATTATTCATATCTTTTTCGTTACTTTTATTTTCTAAAATTTTCTCACTTGCATAACTACAAATTTGCGCAGATAAAGGTAAGAAAAAACTTATAATGGTTAAAATTGCTTTGAGTTTCATAATATCTCCATAACATTTTTAAAGTA of Pigmentibacter sp. JX0631 contains these proteins:
- a CDS encoding acyl-CoA thioesterase — encoded protein: MLESNALENETSIQMTILMTPDMVNFSGKVHGGAILKLLDQVAYVCASRYSGHYVVTLSVDQVFFRHPIHVGELVSFLASINFTGRSSMEVGIKVVSEDTKSRVVNHVLSSYITMVAVDENGKSVEIPQIKIVAEKQKERYDSALQRKKLREQLWKK